The following coding sequences are from one Verrucosispora sp. WMMD573 window:
- a CDS encoding site-2 protease family protein, with product MRASFRLGRIAGVPVGVNWSVLVIFALIWWGLSANLFPESYPDRSVVAYLLAGLTAAVVFFLGLLAHEVSHAVVAKRNGLGVQGITLWLFGGVAELRGEARSPGAELRISGIGPLVSLIIGVFFGAIATLLALAGVEGLLLGVMAWLGGINLLLAVFNILPAAPLDGGRLLRAAVWKATGDRTRATVVAARAGWILGLALIGFGLWRFLTGTGVGGLWLALIGWFLIGAATMEERQARVGDALRGIRVADVMTPQPQTASGELTVADFVDNYLFAYRHTALPLTEDGRPVGLVTLDRVRGVPSGERGSTTLAAVACRADDLVLASPDEPLTDLLPRLSDCADGRALVVTDGRLVGIVSPSDISRAVQRSSMRDQLATGR from the coding sequence ATGAGGGCGAGTTTCCGGCTCGGGCGGATCGCGGGCGTACCGGTCGGGGTCAACTGGAGTGTCCTGGTCATTTTCGCGCTGATCTGGTGGGGGCTGTCGGCCAACCTGTTCCCGGAGTCGTACCCGGACCGGTCCGTGGTCGCGTACCTGCTGGCCGGGCTGACCGCCGCGGTGGTCTTCTTTCTCGGCCTGCTCGCCCACGAGGTGTCGCACGCGGTGGTGGCCAAGCGCAACGGTCTGGGCGTGCAGGGGATCACCCTGTGGCTCTTCGGTGGCGTCGCCGAGCTGCGCGGCGAGGCCCGCTCCCCCGGTGCCGAGCTGCGCATCTCCGGTATCGGCCCGCTGGTCAGTCTGATCATCGGCGTATTCTTCGGCGCCATCGCGACGCTGCTCGCCCTGGCCGGGGTCGAGGGGTTACTGCTGGGTGTGATGGCCTGGCTCGGCGGCATCAACCTGCTGCTGGCGGTGTTCAACATTCTGCCGGCGGCACCGCTGGACGGCGGGCGGCTGCTGCGGGCGGCGGTGTGGAAGGCGACCGGCGACCGGACCCGCGCCACTGTGGTGGCGGCCCGAGCCGGCTGGATCCTCGGCCTGGCACTCATCGGGTTCGGCCTGTGGCGGTTCCTCACCGGCACCGGGGTCGGCGGGTTGTGGCTGGCGTTGATCGGCTGGTTCCTGATCGGCGCGGCCACCATGGAGGAGCGGCAGGCCCGGGTGGGCGACGCGCTGCGCGGCATCCGGGTCGCCGACGTGATGACCCCGCAGCCGCAGACCGCCTCGGGTGAGCTGACGGTGGCCGATTTCGTGGACAACTACCTCTTCGCGTACCGGCACACGGCGCTGCCGCTGACCGAGGACGGCCGGCCGGTCGGGCTGGTCACCCTCGACCGGGTACGCGGCGTGCCGTCCGGCGAGCGGGGCAGCACCACCCTGGCGGCGGTGGCCTGCCGTGCCGACGACCTGGTGCTCGCCTCCCCCGACGAGCCGCTTACCGACCTGCTGCCCCGACTCAGTGACTGTGCCGACGGCCGGGCGCTGGTGGTCACCGACGGCCGCCTGGTCGGCATCGTCTCCCCCAGCGACATCAGCCGTGCCGTCCAGCGCAGCAGCATGCGCGACCAGCTCGCCACCGGCCGCTGA